Part of the Aurantiacibacter aquimixticola genome, GGAACGGTGCCCTTTCTTGTCCGTTATTCGGGCAAAGGAGAACCCCATGAGTGACCGTGAAGAATTGAAGACCGACTTCTGGAAATCGCTGGCCGACAGCCCCTTCGTATTTCTGCAGCGCGACGCTGCGCCCGAAGATGCCATTCCAATGACTGCGCAGCTGGACAAGGATGCCGACAGCACGATCTGGTTCTTCACCACCAAGGACAACAGCCTTGCCCAGGGCGGCCCTGCCACTGTGACCTTTGCCAGCAAGGGCCACGACATGTTCGCACGCATAAAGGGCACTCTGAGCGAGGAACACAGCCGCGAACGGCTCGAGAAGCAGTGGAGCAAGCCCGTCGAGGCCTGGTACGAAGGCGGCAAGGACGATCCGAACCTGCTGATGCTGCGTATGGACCTCGGCAAGGCGGAGATCTGGGGCGACCTTGGCGCGGTCGACACCGTGAAAATGCTGCTCGGCTTCGACGTGCGCGAAGACGCCAAGGAAGAAAACATCGAGACGGTGCTCTGACACCGACTGAATAACGCGGACAAACGTATGCGTTCGTCACGCGCGTGAGAGCCGCCGCTCCGTAGGGAACGGTGGCTCTCTTCATTTGCGTCGTGTCAGTCGCCGAGCAAGCCGGGTACGAGGCCGAGGAGCAGCACGAGGCCGACGGCAATCGGGCATAGCCAGGCGACGAGGAAGCGCCACAGCATGAACATGCCGCCATCGAGGCCAGTCTGCTGTTCGATCAGGCGGCGGTCCGCCATCCAGCCGGTGAAGATCGCGACCAAGAACGCGCCAAGCGGCAGCATGATCTTGCCGGTCACGCCATCCAGCGCATCGAGAATGTCGTTCTCGGCAAATACGTCCCAAAAAGCCAGAGGGCGCACATCCGACAGGATATTATAGCCCAGCGCGCAGATGACGCCGATACCGAAAGCAACGAGGCCAACCATGATGGCAGCGATCGGGCGCCGGATGCGGAAACGGTCGATCACCCAGGCTGTCGGCCCTTCCAGCAGAGAGATCGAGCTCGTCAGCGCCGCAAAGAAGATCAGCACGAAGAAAACGAGGCCGATGAGCGATCCGGCCGGCATGGAGCTGAATGCGATGGGCAGCGTCTGGAAGATAAGCGCAGGCCCTGCCGCCGGGTCGAGCCCGACGGCGAAGACGATCGGAAAGATCATAAGGCCGGCCAGGATCGCGACAAGAGTATCGGCCACGGCGATCATAGCGGCCGTCGGCGCCAGATTTACATCGCGGGTAATGTAGGCGCCGTAAGTCAGCAATCCACCGGCGGCGAGGCTGAGCGAGAACAGTGCCTGTCCCAGCGCCTCGTTCAACGCGATCGGGTTAAGTTTGCTGAAGTCGGGGGTGAACAGGAATTTGACGGCCTGCGCAAACTCTCCCGTAAAAGCGCCGTAGGTCGTTACGATGACGAGCAATACGAAAAAGGTCGGCATCAGCCATTTCGCCGCTTTCTCGATGCCGTCGCTGACACCGCTGGCGACGATCCAGATCGTCGCGCCCATGAAAATCGCGTGCAGCAGGATCAGTTTGCCTGGGCTGGCGAAGAGATCGCCCATCCGACCGGTGATCTGTTCCTGCGTTTCTCCGGCGAAAGCCACCGAGAAGGGCGCACCGGAGAACAACGCACCGAACCAGTCTTCGCCTGCGACAAACACGTAATTGATAACCCAGCCTGCGACGACCGAGTAAAAGGACAGGATTAGGAAACCAGCCAGGATCTGCAGCGCGCCGACACCCTTCCAGAGCTCCGACCGCTTGGAGTGCACGGCGACATTTCGCACCGATCCGATTGCGTCCTCTCCACCGGCGCGGCCCAGCAGGATTTCCGAAAGAACTAGCGGCAATCCGAGCAGGATGACAAAACCGATATAGACGAGGACGAAAGCGCCGCCGCCATTCTCGCCCGCAAGTGTCGGAAATCGCCAGATATTACCGAGCCCGACAGCCGCTCCGACCGCTGCCAGAATGAAAGCGCTACGCGACGACCAGTGGTCGCCGGTCGATCCGGCTTGCGTGAGTGCCATGTGGTGTTTGTCCTCCGACCCCTTTGATTTCAGACCTTTTGCATCGAAAATGGAGTCGCGTCGAGGGGGCTGTCTGATAAAGAGCGCGCATGTCCACCACCTTCACGCTCGACACCGCCACCAGCCGCGCCAATCCCACCCCGCAGCCGATGCGGCGTCTCACCGTGCCGAAAATTCGCGCGCGCAAGTCGGATGGCGTCACGCAGGAGCCCGTGGTGATGCTTACGGCATATACGGCTCGCCAGGCGCAATTGCTCGATCCGCACTGCGACATGCTGCTTGTCGGCGACTCGCTGGGCCAGGTGATATATGGACTGCCCTCCACCATTCCGGTGACAATGGAGATGATGGCGAACCACGCTGCCGCCGTCGTGCGCGGTAGCTATCACGCCGTGGTCGTCGTCGACATGCCGTTTGGCGCGTACGAAGCCTCACCCGAAACCGCATTCGCAGCTGCCGCCAGGTTGCTGAAGGAAAGCGGCGCGGCCGCGGTGAAGCTGGAAGGCGGGGAGGCGATGGCCGAAACGGTCGCCTTCATGACCCAGCGCGGCATTCCGGTGATGGGCCATGTCGGGCTTACCCCGCAGGCGGTGAACGTGCTCGGCGGCTATGCAGCGCGCGGGCGCAGCGATGCAGAAGCGGACAAGATCGTCGGCGATGCGAAGGCCTTGGATGAAGCAGAAGCTTTCGCCATCGTGGTCGAAGGCGTGCTGGAGCCGATCGCCATTGCCATAACACAGGGCGTCTCCTGCCCCACCATCGGCATCGGCGCATCGGCGCAATGCGACGGGCAGGTGCTGGTGACCGAAGACATGCTGGGCATGTTCGAGCGGGTGCCGCGCTTCGTGAAGAAATATCACGATATTGGCTCGATCATTGAAGAAACCGCTGCCACATACGCCCGCGAAGTGCGCGAACGCAGCTTCCCCGGGCCGGACCAGCTTTACCAACCCAAGGGTTGATAGCGCGCCCCGCGCCCTTCCCGACCATCGACGACCCGCCTACGACGCTCCAATGGCAACGCTCCTGCGCTTTTACACATTTTCGCTCGTTTTCACGGCAGCCTGCTTCGGCCTCGGCCTGTGGTATGGCATCGCCACTGCTGACGATCTTGGCGACGTCCTGAAAGTCCTGTGGATCATCCTGATCCTCTCGATCCTCGAAATTTCACTGAGTTTCGACAATGCCGTCGTGAACGCGACAGTGCTGCGGGAGATGGATCCGGTCTGGCAGCAGCGCTTTCTGGTGTGGGGCATAGCGATTGCCGTGTTCGGCACGCGCATCGTCTTCCCGCTCGCCATCGTGGCTATCGCGGCGAATATCGGCCCGGTCGAGGCGATCGATCTCTCGCTCAACGATCCGGAGCGTTACGAGGAGATCGTGTCGGGAGCGCATATCGGGATCGCCGGATTCGGCGGTGCCTTCCTGTCCATGGTCGGCCTGAAGTTCTTCTTCGACAGTGACAAGAATGTGCACTGGATCGGCGCGCTGGAACGGCAATTGGTCAAGGTCGCAGCACTGCCCGCGCTGGAGATCGGCCTACTGCTGGTGGTGATTTGGGCGGTTGCGGCGCAATTGCCGGACGCCGAGGCGCTTACTTTTCTAATCGCTGGCGTGCTGGGCCTCGTCACCTTTATCGCAGTCGATGCGCTGGGCGAAT contains:
- a CDS encoding DUF475 domain-containing protein — translated: MATLLRFYTFSLVFTAACFGLGLWYGIATADDLGDVLKVLWIILILSILEISLSFDNAVVNATVLREMDPVWQQRFLVWGIAIAVFGTRIVFPLAIVAIAANIGPVEAIDLSLNDPERYEEIVSGAHIGIAGFGGAFLSMVGLKFFFDSDKNVHWIGALERQLVKVAALPALEIGLLLVVIWAVAAQLPDAEALTFLIAGVLGLVTFIAVDALGEWLNMREEAKRASGAVVRSGLGGFLYLEVLDASFSFDGVIGAFALSNNMVIIALGLSIGAMFVRSMTIHLVRKGTLAQYRYLEHGAFWAIIALGAIMLTSAIFHIPETITGLIGVVLIGLSLWWSVRHNRREGCAVETITVD
- a CDS encoding sodium-dependent transporter, translating into MALTQAGSTGDHWSSRSAFILAAVGAAVGLGNIWRFPTLAGENGGGAFVLVYIGFVILLGLPLVLSEILLGRAGGEDAIGSVRNVAVHSKRSELWKGVGALQILAGFLILSFYSVVAGWVINYVFVAGEDWFGALFSGAPFSVAFAGETQEQITGRMGDLFASPGKLILLHAIFMGATIWIVASGVSDGIEKAAKWLMPTFFVLLVIVTTYGAFTGEFAQAVKFLFTPDFSKLNPIALNEALGQALFSLSLAAGGLLTYGAYITRDVNLAPTAAMIAVADTLVAILAGLMIFPIVFAVGLDPAAGPALIFQTLPIAFSSMPAGSLIGLVFFVLIFFAALTSSISLLEGPTAWVIDRFRIRRPIAAIMVGLVAFGIGVICALGYNILSDVRPLAFWDVFAENDILDALDGVTGKIMLPLGAFLVAIFTGWMADRRLIEQQTGLDGGMFMLWRFLVAWLCPIAVGLVLLLGLVPGLLGD
- the panB gene encoding 3-methyl-2-oxobutanoate hydroxymethyltransferase; this encodes MSTTFTLDTATSRANPTPQPMRRLTVPKIRARKSDGVTQEPVVMLTAYTARQAQLLDPHCDMLLVGDSLGQVIYGLPSTIPVTMEMMANHAAAVVRGSYHAVVVVDMPFGAYEASPETAFAAAARLLKESGAAAVKLEGGEAMAETVAFMTQRGIPVMGHVGLTPQAVNVLGGYAARGRSDAEADKIVGDAKALDEAEAFAIVVEGVLEPIAIAITQGVSCPTIGIGASAQCDGQVLVTEDMLGMFERVPRFVKKYHDIGSIIEETAATYAREVRERSFPGPDQLYQPKG
- a CDS encoding pyridoxamine 5'-phosphate oxidase family protein; the protein is MSDREELKTDFWKSLADSPFVFLQRDAAPEDAIPMTAQLDKDADSTIWFFTTKDNSLAQGGPATVTFASKGHDMFARIKGTLSEEHSRERLEKQWSKPVEAWYEGGKDDPNLLMLRMDLGKAEIWGDLGAVDTVKMLLGFDVREDAKEENIETVL